The following are from one region of the Myxocyprinus asiaticus isolate MX2 ecotype Aquarium Trade chromosome 2, UBuf_Myxa_2, whole genome shotgun sequence genome:
- the c2h4orf54 gene encoding uncharacterized protein C4orf54 homolog, which translates to MAASEKTLVYREDTDSFKNLLSNRDLHLIAAQEETNYVDLNDLLELKLDDTKTVKVTFTGDTSQLAIIKSIMKDSNAQLQGEDNQVPSNPSTDKINHAKQEECVEKSSSFETATSEVPQINKNDTECVESPVKVTERDTQEQLETQSAGNSESDDEVTVVLSDHGTPEMYEDESHYITTHEIQLLELDHDVDYDFETGSSWDIEDDHQVYSFVDYASFDSDETIGAKEADMKSNQAQSRTSGAVVSSKPESILCDTDKCASSDESLSKNQNTAGQIHLSIKATSRAINEPSNIQDHGKPSGDSSRHALKGVDAKRGKVSDNAKCFIAVPGRLHFGRKLKSKDVNEYSSGASSAVSELDDADKEVRNLTAKAFKSLAYPYFDAINFSTSSESSASEHGLGINRWSTFVDLKYGNVNMSKGRDQNLVAHEGTTSNFHFAKKRDCKGITGLTLTSMRAPPVEIFALNGSLVGHKNASSTTKKIELMGKFAQGQSGVIRLTETLNFRCNVKSDQSGNERRAKSAHNAEGSRSTDEVTDTLPSAQGCEASKRPCNAGETMEDAHKKAIFASSLLKNVISKKMQFEQERKMERGEICETHHAPSPCFATHEHEVQKEKVTKKNSKGLQRQNSKFSEADSDHTIVCVDELGDIVDSNSSDAKDDSRKEETLTSASETTLEPANEAAFDTKKGAFEASKSTLLRSQNSAFRSWRDGELEFQKEHKNDKTPEGKLPPTDRCPRETNAYIDPATSKNTKMSHLFVPSIQIPSGDRELRKPPPNMSYSMRNEGDSGGMRMRSNTLYVTDTTPRAVTSKSPEIKISLRSVRDNKSDPFNIAKLLTPNIGCNAASLIKTADDTRCHALATTFKGESTDKVPHFIVRDIRDNKGKLQTPIHQVRDVRKLVKSSYHFVSLDSNENKCCSDGEHKVLKPSSYLNSASLSPIVIKCQSVNTNSNVKQSGNLIDPAKRRFPEDIFESDRSSPQVHVEGAKNESATIQKQVNRLPSVKATQSNSKQDVPPGLKIETSTRRQDKTSDVGERIAEPKMANQAALEKLQAAVKTMEQLYVFDKNEWKRKTDPRPITDSHLLSLIASEEHGGAVEEQDSASSFPTTNMEKFVRRDSIPEKISARPPSTHTEMPAKKDEKDTPMSSTTPITHDERNGPKTPMQLTGTPCKNITLSHSQKPLATSSIKAPQTHVSSPASLSSKGVTPKSQKLPVSLKISKAKRVMEERKRQNSSEAELAPLQFTADAENYLTIPVKPHATSAIKPTTAALAKTAVYTIPATGGKTQTASPAPYLTHKESHQSPKRPSFVMETQSPDTPTATIYHTPLPVTMEAAQPQVICFSPTVQPSPVPTEHFQHTQKKMLLDPTTGNFYLVDTPVQPATRRLFDPETGQYVDVPVPQKPPMTPVPLPISPLALSPGAYGHTYMFYPGYMPTTMIPARTMQSQLSMQSEADDGDRSHSHLGQQEDGAYMESPYYMPYGKSSQTATVAQHVTTSRLAISKQPVISITSQQGPRIIAPPSFDGTTMSFVVEHR; encoded by the coding sequence ATGGCAGCATCGGAGAAAACACTCGTTTACCGAGAAGACACGGATTCGTTCAAGAATTTGCTTTCCAACAGGGATTTGCACCTGATAGCTGCACAAGAAGAGACGAATTATGTCGATTTGAACGATTTGCTGGAATTGAAATTAGACGATACAAAAACAGTAAAAGTGACATTCACTGGCGACACAAGCCAACTGGCAATAATTAAAAGTATCATGAAAGATTCAAACGCGCAACTCCAAGGCGAGGATAACCAGGTGCCCTCTAATCCGTCCACTGACAAAATCAATCACGCCAAACAAGAGGAGTGTGTGGAGAAGTCCAGCTCTTTTGAAACAGCAACTTCGGAAGTACCTCAGATCAATAAAAACGACACGGAATGTGTCGAATCCCCTGTTAAGGTGACAGAGCGAGACACCCAAGAACAATTGGAGACACAAAGCGCAGGCAATAGTGAGTCGGACGATGAGGTTACTGTGGTGCTTTCAGATCATGGCACGCCAGAAATGTACGAAGATGAGTCTCATTACATCACAACCCACGAAATCCAGCTTTTGGAGTTGGACCATGATGTGGATTACGACTTTGAGACGGGATCCAGCTGGGATATCGAAGATGATCACCAGGTCTACTCGTTTGTCGATTACGCGTCTTTTGACAGTGATGAAACGATAGGCGCAAAAGAGGCAGATATGAAAAGCAATCAGGCTCAGTCTAGAACGAGCGGAGCAGTGGTCAGCAGTAAGCCTGAAAGCATTCTCTGTGACACGGACAAATGTGCCAGCTCAGATGAGAGCCTGTCAAAAAATCAAAATACAGCCGGGCAgattcacctgtcaatcaaagccaCTTCCCGCGCTATAAATGAGCCAAGTAATATCCAAGATCATGGCAAACCTTCAGGAGATTCAAGCCGCCATGCTTTGAAAGGGGTGGATGCAAAGAGGGGAAAAGTTAGTGATAACGCCAAGTGCTTCATTGCTGTGCCGGGGCGCCTGCACTTTGGCCGCAAACTGAAAAGCAAAGATGTGAACGAGTATTCCAGCGGCGCATCCAGCGCAGTGAGCGAGCTGGATGACGCCGATAAAGAAGTGCGCAACCTCACTGCTAAAGCGTTCAAAAGTTTGGCATACCCATATTTCGATGCCATCAATTTCAGTACCTCCAGCGAGTCCTCCGCATCAGAGCATGGACTGGGAATAAACAGGTGGTCAACGTTTGTTGACCTCAAGTATGGCAATGTAAATATGTCCAAGGGACGAGATCAAAACTTAGTAGCCCATGAAGGCACCACATCTAATTTCCATTTTGCAAAAAAGAGAGACTGTAAGGGGATAACGGGGTTGACATTGACAAGTATGAGAGCGCCCCCAGTCGAGATATTTGCTCTGAACGGCAGTTTAGTTGGCCATAAAAACgcatcatcaacaacaaaaaaaattgagCTCATGGGGAAGTTTGCCCAGGGTCAAAGTGGGGTCATAAGACTGACGGAAACATTAAATTTTCGATGTAATGTCAAATCCGACCAGTCTGGAAACGAAAGGCGTGCGAAATCTGCGCATAATGCTGAAGGATCACGTTCCACAGATGAAGTTACAGACACCTTGCCAAGCGCTCAGGGGTGTGAGGCCAGCAAGCGACCCTGCAATGCAGGGGAAACCATGGAAGACGCGCACAAGAAAGCAATATTCGCATCGAGTCtcctaaaaaatgtcatttcGAAGAAAATGCAGTTTGAGCAGGAGCGCAAAATGGAGAGGGGCGAGATATGCGAGACCCACCACGCGCCCTCTCCGTGTTTTGCGACGCACGAACACGAAGTCCAGAAGGAGAAAGTGACAAAGAAAAATTCCAAAGGGCTGCAAAGGCAAAACTCGAAATTCTCCGAGGCCGACTCGGACCACACCATCGTTTGCGTAGATGAACTGGGGGATATAGTGGACAGCAATTCAAGCGATGCCAAAGACGACAGTCGCAAAGAAGAGACTTTGACTAGTGCATCAGAAACGACTTTAGAGCCGGCGAATGAAGCAGCGTTCGATACTAAAAAAGGAGCATTCGAAGCATCCAAAAGCACGCTGCTTCGAAGCCAAAATAGCGCATTCAGATCCTGGAGGGACGGCGAGCTAGAGTTTCAAAAGGAACATAAAAACGATAAAACTCCTGAAGGGAAACTGCCACCGACTGACCGGTGTCCGAGGGAAACGAACGCATACATCGATCCGGCAACAAGCAAGAATACTAAAATGTCACATTTGTTTGTGCCAAGTATCCAAATTCCGTCCGGTGACAGGGAACTGAGGAAACCGCCGCCGAACATGAGTTATTCCATGCGCAACGAAGGAGACAGCGGAGGTATGAGAATGCGCTCAAACACTCTATATGTTACAGACACTACGCCCAGGGCTGTCACATCGAAGTCACCAGAAATTAAAATAAGTTTGCGGAGCGTAAGGGATAACAAAAGTGACCCGTTCAATATAGCAAAACTGCTGACTCCCAATATAGGCTGTAATGCCGCGAGCCTGATAAAGACAGCTGATGACACCAGATGCCACGCGCTCGCTACAACATTTAAGGGTGAGTCGACTGACAAAGTACCACACTTCATTGTCAGAGACATTAGAGATAACAAGGGCAAGCTACAGACACCTATTCACCAGGTTAGAGACGTGCGTAAATTGGTGAAGAGTTCGTACCACTTTGTGTCTTTAGATAGCAACGAAAACAAGTGTTGCTCAGACGGAGAGCACAAGGTATTAAAGCCGAGCTCATATCTGAACTCGGCCTCTCTCTCGCCCATAGTGATTAAATGCCAGTCCGTTAATACAAATAGCAACGTGAAGCAATCCGGAAATTTAATAGATCCTGCTAAGCGAAGATTTCCCGAGGATATATTTGAGTCTGACAGATCATCTCCTCAAGTTCATGTAGAGGGCGCCAAAAACGAGAGTGCAACGATCCAGAAACAAGTCAACAGACTTCCTTCAGTCAAAGCAACTCAAAGTAACTCAAAGCAAGACGTGCCACCTGGATTAAAAATTGAGACAAGCACAAGGAGACAAGATAAAACAAGTGACGTGGGCGAGAGGATAGCCGAACCCAAGATGGCCAATCAGGCTGCTTTGGAGAAACTGCAAGCTGCTGTCAAAACAATGGAGCAGTTGTATGTTTTCGACAAGAATGAATGGAAGAGAAAAACAGATCCACGGCCAATAACAGATAGCCACTTGCTTTCGCTTATTGCCAGTGAGGAACATGGCGGCGCTGTTGAGGAGCAGGACAGTGCCAGTTCGTTTCCCACAACAAACATGGAGAAGTTTGTGAGACGAGATTCAATCCCAGAAAAAATCTCCGCTAGGCCTCCATCAACCCATACTGAGATGCCAGCTAAAAAAGACGAAAAGGACACGCCAATGTCATCAACCACTCCTATCACCCATGATGAGAGAAATGGTCCTAAAACACCCATGCAGCTAACAGGAACGCCTTGTAAGAATATAACCCTGAGTCACAGTCAGAAACCTTTAGCCACAAGTTCCATTAAGGCACCACAAACACATGTTTCATCACCAGCATCTCTTAGTTCCAAGGGTGTGACACCCAAATCTCAGAAATTACCAGTGTCTTTGAAGATATCTAAGGCAAAACGAGTGATGGAGGAGAGGAAGAGGCAAAATAGCAGTGAAGCTGAGCTTGCGCCTTTACAGTTCACTGCAGATGCAGAGAACTATCTAACCATACCCGTGAAGCCTCACGCTACTTCGGCCATAAAGCCAACCACTGCTGCATTAGCAAAAACAGCGGTTTATACAATCCCAGCCACAGGAGGTAAAACCCAAACTGCCAGTCCAGCACCTTACCTCACTCACAAAGAGAGCCATCAGTCCCCCAAACGACCATCTTTTGTTATGGAGACACAGTCCCCAGATACCCCTACTGCCACTATTTACCATACACCCCTACCTGTTACAATGGAAGCTGCTCAGCCTCAAGTCATTTGCTTCTCCCCTACAGTTCAACCTTCCCCAGTCCCAACAGAACACTTCCAGCATACCcaaaaaaagatgcttttggatCCCACCACAGGAAACTTCTACCTGGTGGACACTCCAGTACAGCCAGCCACCAGACGTCTCTTTGATCCAGAGACTGGGCAGTATGTGGATGTCCCCGTACCGCAGAAGCCTCCCATGACCCCCGTCCCCCTGCCAATATCCCCCCTCGCCCTCAGCCCAGGAGCTTATGGACATACCTACATGTTTTACCCAGGATACATGCCAACCACAATGATCCCCGCCCGCACCATGCAGTCCCAGCTCTCTATGCAGTCAGAGGCAGATGATGGGGACAGATCCCATTCACACCTGGGACAGCAGGAGGATGGAGCTTACATGGAGAGTCCTTATTATATGCCATATGGAAAGTCATCGCAAACAGCCACTGTGGCTCAACACGTCACCACCAGCAGGCTAGCCATCAGCAAGCAGCCTGTCATCAGCATCACCTCCCAGCAAGGGCCAAGGATCATTGCACCCCCCTCCTTTGATGGTACCACCATGAGCTTTGTGGTGGAGCATAGGTAA